Proteins encoded together in one Vigna angularis cultivar LongXiaoDou No.4 chromosome 5, ASM1680809v1, whole genome shotgun sequence window:
- the LOC108339808 gene encoding NAD(P)H-quinone oxidoreductase subunit T, chloroplastic, with translation MYCLYKIIVARRKELQAEMRMRILQLCSPMASPWTCRAPLQVELCKFWILRKRRGSSNLQVQCSGRPPRAPPGVDTRIHWDNEDEGWIGGGDRDKDTKSSNMFADGDDLSDLLLTSLGSHYEFLGVSPNADLEEIKVAYRKLSKEYHPDTTSLPLKSASEKFMKLREVYNVLSDEESRKFYDWSLAQEAASRHAEKMRMKLEDPREQQLRNWEPVPDMVDRLGGRNMKLSDQAVSAITIDVFIIIFSICCIIYVIFFREPYYY, from the exons ATGTActgtttatataaaataattgtggCAAGGCGAAAGGAATTGCAGGCTGAAATGAGAATGAGGATTTTGCAGTTGTGTTCTCCCATGGCTTCCCCATGGACATGCAGAGCTCCTCTGCAGGTTGAACTGTGCAAGTTCTGGATTTTGAGAAAAAGGAGAGGTAGCAGCAATTTGCAGGTGCAGTGCTCCGGCAGACCCCCGAGAGCCCCTCCTGGAGTTGACACCAGAATCCACTGGGACAACGAGGATGAAGGGTGGATTGGAGGCGGAGATAGAGATAAAGATACCAAATCCAGCAACATGTTTGCCGACGGTGATGACTTGTCAGATTTGCTCCTCACTTCTTTAGGCTCTCATTACGA ATTCTTAGGAGTATCACCCAATGCGGATTTAGAAGAAATCAAAGTTGCTTATAGGAAACTATCGAAGGAGTATCATCCTGACACAACCTCCCTCCCTCTGAAAAGTGCGTCGGAAAAATTCATGAAACTGAGAGAGGTTTACAACGTTCTGAGCGATGAAGAGAGTCGAAAATTTTATGATTGGAGCCTTGCTCAAGAGGCTGCAAGCCGACATGCAGAGAAGATGAGAATGAAATTAGAGGATCCTCGGGAGCAACAACTCAGGAACTGGGAACCTGTTCCCGACATGGTCGACCGCCTCGGTGGAAGGAATATGAAGCTCAGTGATCAGGCAGTCTCTGCCATCACTATTGatgtttttatcattattttttccaTATGCTGTATCATTTACGTAATCTTCTTTAGAGAACCATATTACTACTAG